A stretch of Dehalococcoidia bacterium DNA encodes these proteins:
- a CDS encoding type II toxin-antitoxin system HicB family antitoxin, which yields MLGYVLLTFRVRAEDGQFAAYCDELGVASCGDTVQDAFRAIEEATLLYLNVLNVIEDGGERENRLSP from the coding sequence ATGCTCGGCTATGTCTTGCTCACGTTTCGGGTTCGCGCCGAAGACGGCCAATTCGCCGCGTACTGCGACGAGCTGGGCGTGGCCAGTTGCGGTGACACGGTGCAGGACGCCTTCCGCGCGATCGAGGAAGCGACGCTGCTCTATCTGAACGTCCTGAACGTCATCGAGGATGGGGGCGAGCGCGAGAATCGGCTCAGCCCTTGA
- a CDS encoding LLM class flavin-dependent oxidoreductase, with amino-acid sequence MGFKLSVGVNWSGGDRDAAFDRVRAADEAGVHSVWVAEAWGYDAVPMLTQIVERTTQIQVGTGILNIFSRTPGLMAQTFGTLDALSGGRMIIGLGTSGANVIEHFHGVPFKYPLARMKEYVEIINMLMRNEKLVYNGKIFKLNRGFTLRFDVPRPHIPIYIASLTPKSVEQTAQIADGWLPIWTPLQNIAAEVRAFRAAAKAAGRDPAALSVRAPGSIVLTDSKNVERAKQGVAGGLAFYVARMGTFYYEHVSRLGYADEAAAIKKAFDESGSGAATALISEDLQQAVGFVTDSVDAARERLAAQEAAGIDLHALEVQAETPAQMQKLYERLVA; translated from the coding sequence GTGGGCTTCAAACTCTCGGTCGGGGTGAACTGGTCGGGCGGCGACCGCGACGCGGCCTTCGATCGCGTGCGCGCGGCGGACGAGGCGGGCGTGCATTCGGTCTGGGTGGCCGAGGCCTGGGGCTACGACGCCGTGCCGATGCTGACGCAGATCGTGGAGCGCACAACGCAGATCCAGGTGGGCACGGGTATTTTGAACATCTTCTCGCGCACGCCCGGGCTGATGGCGCAGACCTTCGGCACGCTCGATGCGCTCTCCGGCGGGCGCATGATCATCGGCCTGGGCACGAGCGGCGCCAACGTGATCGAGCATTTTCATGGCGTGCCCTTCAAATACCCGCTGGCGCGCATGAAGGAGTACGTCGAGATCATCAACATGCTCATGCGCAACGAGAAGCTGGTCTACAACGGCAAGATCTTCAAGCTCAACCGTGGCTTCACGCTGCGCTTCGACGTGCCGCGCCCGCACATCCCCATCTACATCGCCTCGCTTACGCCGAAGAGCGTGGAGCAGACGGCGCAGATCGCCGACGGCTGGCTGCCGATCTGGACGCCGCTGCAGAACATCGCCGCCGAGGTGCGGGCGTTCCGCGCGGCGGCGAAGGCGGCGGGGCGCGACCCGGCCGCGCTCAGCGTGCGGGCGCCGGGCAGCATCGTGCTCACCGACAGCAAGAACGTCGAGCGGGCGAAGCAGGGCGTGGCCGGCGGCCTCGCCTTCTACGTGGCGCGGATGGGCACGTTCTACTACGAGCACGTCTCGCGCCTGGGCTACGCCGACGAGGCGGCGGCGATCAAGAAGGCGTTCGACGAGAGCGGCTCCGGCGCGGCCACGGCGCTGATCTCCGAGGATCTGCAGCAGGCCGTGGGCTTCGTCACCGACTCGGTGGACGCGGCGCGCGAGCGGCTGGCCGCGCAAGAGGCGGCCGGCATCGATCTGCACGCGCTCGAGGTGCAGGCGGAAACCCCCGCCCAGATGCAGAAGCTCTACGAGCGGCTGGTCGCCTGA
- a CDS encoding SET domain-containing protein-lysine N-methyltransferase, with product MPLQTNYFLPTPLQFPERGPGGETTPLASSWTSPKTAKGRRSGIEGRGLCAVAPIAAGELVAIKGGHIIDRATLDAKAALIGDSYIQIADDAFLAPLLPEEVERVMLFLNHSCEPNVGVRGNVLFVAMRPIAAGEELTSDYAMIDDEDGELTCRCGRASCRGTIGGRDWRRPELQARYGSYLSAYLLAKLPGSGNRE from the coding sequence ATTCCTCTTCAAACGAACTACTTCCTGCCTACCCCTCTCCAGTTCCCGGAGAGGGGGCCAGGGGGTGAGACCACGCCGCTTGCCTCATCATGGACATCGCCGAAGACGGCGAAGGGCCGGCGCAGCGGCATCGAAGGCCGCGGGCTGTGCGCCGTCGCGCCGATCGCCGCGGGCGAGTTGGTCGCGATCAAGGGCGGGCACATCATCGACCGCGCCACGCTCGACGCCAAAGCCGCGCTGATCGGCGACTCCTACATCCAGATCGCGGACGACGCCTTTCTCGCGCCACTTCTGCCCGAAGAGGTCGAGCGCGTGATGCTCTTCCTCAACCACTCCTGCGAGCCGAACGTCGGCGTACGCGGCAACGTGCTCTTCGTCGCTATGCGCCCGATCGCGGCCGGCGAGGAGCTGACAAGCGACTACGCCATGATCGACGACGAAGACGGCGAGTTGACCTGCCGCTGCGGCAGAGCAAGCTGCCGCGGCACGATCGGCGGCCGCGACTGGCGCCGCCCCGAGCTTCAGGCCCGCTACGGCTCCTATCTCTCCGCCTACCTGCTGGCGAAGCTGCCCGGATCAGGGAACAGGGAATAG
- a CDS encoding 4Fe-4S dicluster domain-containing protein, whose translation MRYGFVIDQTRCIGCHACTVACKAEHNVPVGVFRTWVQYVERGRFPDTSRHFAVLRCNHCDNAPCTTICPTRALYRRADGIVDFDNSRCIGCKACMQACPYDAIYLDPNTHTAAKCNYCAHRTERGLEPACVVVCPVNAIIPGDLDDPESRIAQIVGRQKVAVRKPEQGTRPKLFYVGVDEIALQPGALRDDGAYLWAERPAAAPIPIQPAPSAYGTAAGAVGRKVYDVTHAKPWGWKVAAYLWTKGVGAGAALVAAFLLAFGLLPRSWLLDGAAPALAVVFTALTAGLLVWDLKRPERFLYLLLKPNPGSWLVRGAWCLIAFGGFAGLWFLLNLAGARGALPVFWWLSGLSAIAAAGYTGFLFGQAEGRDLWQSTLFLPHLIAAAVAGGAALLIIAALLGGEGRETLLPLARALALGALATGLLALAEAVSRHATADAARAAHELAFGRFRRWFWLGAVLCGAALPLLAALLYLSAGAAGALLAIGALAALAGLAAFEWAWVEAGQVVPLS comes from the coding sequence GTGCGCTACGGCTTCGTCATCGACCAGACCCGCTGCATCGGCTGCCACGCCTGCACGGTGGCCTGCAAGGCCGAGCATAACGTGCCCGTCGGCGTCTTCCGCACCTGGGTGCAGTACGTCGAGCGCGGGCGCTTTCCCGATACCTCGCGCCACTTCGCCGTGCTGCGCTGCAACCACTGCGACAACGCGCCCTGCACCACGATCTGCCCCACGCGGGCGCTCTACCGCCGCGCCGACGGCATCGTCGACTTCGACAACAGCCGTTGCATCGGCTGCAAAGCCTGCATGCAGGCCTGCCCCTACGACGCGATCTATCTCGATCCCAACACGCACACGGCGGCGAAGTGCAACTACTGCGCCCACCGCACCGAACGCGGGCTGGAGCCGGCCTGCGTGGTCGTCTGCCCGGTGAACGCGATCATCCCCGGCGACCTTGACGACCCGGAGAGCCGCATCGCGCAGATCGTGGGGCGGCAGAAAGTCGCCGTGCGCAAGCCGGAGCAGGGCACGCGGCCCAAGCTGTTCTACGTCGGCGTGGACGAGATCGCGCTGCAGCCCGGCGCCCTGCGCGACGACGGCGCTTATCTCTGGGCCGAGCGCCCGGCCGCCGCGCCGATTCCCATCCAGCCCGCCCCGTCCGCCTACGGCACGGCCGCGGGCGCCGTCGGCCGCAAGGTCTACGACGTGACACACGCCAAGCCCTGGGGCTGGAAGGTCGCGGCGTACCTCTGGACGAAGGGCGTGGGCGCGGGCGCGGCGCTGGTCGCCGCCTTCCTGCTCGCCTTCGGCTTGCTGCCGCGCTCCTGGCTGCTGGACGGCGCGGCGCCGGCGCTGGCCGTCGTCTTCACCGCGCTGACGGCCGGGCTGCTGGTCTGGGATCTGAAGCGGCCGGAGCGCTTCCTCTACCTGCTGCTCAAGCCCAATCCGGGTTCGTGGCTGGTGCGCGGCGCCTGGTGTCTGATCGCCTTCGGCGGTTTCGCCGGCCTCTGGTTCCTGCTGAACCTGGCCGGGGCGCGCGGCGCCCTGCCCGTCTTCTGGTGGCTGAGCGGGCTGAGCGCGATCGCGGCCGCGGGCTACACCGGCTTTCTCTTCGGGCAGGCAGAAGGGCGCGACCTCTGGCAGAGCACCCTCTTCCTGCCGCACCTGATCGCCGCCGCCGTCGCGGGCGGGGCGGCGCTGCTGATCATCGCCGCGTTGCTCGGTGGCGAGGGGCGCGAGACGCTGCTGCCGCTGGCGCGTGCGCTGGCGCTGGGCGCGCTGGCCACCGGCCTGTTGGCGCTGGCGGAGGCCGTGAGCCGTCATGCCACGGCCGATGCGGCCCGCGCCGCGCACGAGCTGGCCTTCGGCCGCTTCCGCCGCTGGTTCTGGCTCGGCGCCGTGCTCTGCGGCGCGGCCCTGCCGCTGCTGGCGGCGCTGCTCTACCTCTCGGCAGGCGCCGCGGGCGCGCTGCTGGCCATCGGGGCGCTGGCGGCGCTCGCCGGCCTCGCCGCCTTCGAGTGGGCCTGGGTGGAGGCCGGCCAGGTGGTGCCGCTGAGCTGA
- a CDS encoding haloalkane dehalogenase yields the protein MTSEPAISPAFPYASHYVEVAGTKLHYIDEGAGEPILFLHGNPTSCYLWRNVIPHLTAQGRCLALDLAGMGKSEKPRSEYRFFDHVRYVEGFIAALGLRNLTLVLHDWGSALGFHYASRNVANVRALAFMEAILMPLPGWELLPDEVRTLFQAFRTPEAGWELSVNQNVFVEQVLPGGVLRGLSEEEMNRYRQPFTDPASRTPLWRWPNEIPIAGEPADVAAAVAAYNAWLQQTELPKLLLHATPGVTLGAPLVAWCRQSLKNLTTADLGPGLHFLQEDNPHGIGEALARWYAAL from the coding sequence ATGACATCCGAACCGGCGATCTCTCCGGCCTTTCCGTACGCGTCGCACTACGTCGAGGTTGCGGGCACCAAACTGCATTACATCGACGAAGGCGCGGGGGAGCCAATCCTCTTCCTGCACGGCAACCCGACCTCGTGCTATCTCTGGCGCAATGTCATCCCCCATCTCACGGCGCAGGGCCGCTGCCTCGCGCTGGACCTCGCCGGCATGGGCAAATCCGAGAAGCCGCGGAGCGAGTACCGCTTCTTCGACCACGTGCGCTACGTCGAGGGCTTCATCGCGGCGCTGGGGCTGCGCAACCTCACCCTCGTCCTGCACGACTGGGGCAGCGCCCTGGGCTTTCACTACGCCAGCCGCAACGTGGCGAACGTGCGGGCGCTCGCCTTCATGGAGGCGATCCTCATGCCCTTGCCGGGCTGGGAGCTGCTGCCGGACGAGGTCCGCACCCTGTTCCAGGCGTTCCGCACGCCGGAGGCCGGCTGGGAGCTGAGCGTCAACCAGAACGTGTTCGTGGAGCAGGTGCTGCCCGGCGGTGTGCTGCGCGGGCTGAGCGAGGAGGAGATGAACCGCTACCGCCAGCCGTTCACCGATCCGGCCAGCCGCACGCCGCTCTGGCGCTGGCCGAACGAGATCCCGATCGCCGGCGAGCCGGCAGACGTGGCCGCCGCCGTGGCCGCCTACAACGCCTGGCTGCAGCAAACGGAGCTGCCGAAGCTGCTGCTCCACGCCACGCCCGGCGTCACGCTCGGCGCGCCGCTGGTCGCGTGGTGCCGCCAGAGCCTCAAGAACCTGACGACGGCCGATCTCGGGCCGGGCCTGCATTTCCTTCAGGAGGACAACCCGCACGGCATCGGCGAGGCGCTCGCGCGCTGGTACGCAGCGCTCTGA
- a CDS encoding cupin domain-containing protein, with product MTAPQLPAIVTLAERLAADRGPDGPAFSLSSGDLNVNLVRFDAGRGVPEHVNAELDVLLLGIAGQGVLEIEGVARPFGAGQLCLVPLGARRAIRSAGGPFAYLTCHRRRGGLMPV from the coding sequence ATGACGGCGCCGCAGCTTCCGGCGATCGTGACGCTGGCCGAGCGGCTGGCGGCGGATCGCGGGCCGGACGGCCCCGCCTTCTCGCTGAGCAGCGGCGACCTGAACGTCAATCTCGTGCGTTTCGATGCCGGACGCGGTGTGCCGGAGCACGTCAACGCCGAGCTGGACGTGCTGCTGCTGGGCATCGCCGGCCAGGGCGTGCTGGAGATCGAGGGCGTAGCGCGGCCGTTCGGCGCCGGGCAGCTCTGCCTGGTGCCGCTGGGGGCGCGCCGGGCCATCCGCAGCGCGGGCGGCCCCTTCGCCTATCTCACCTGCCATCGCCGGCGCGGCGGCCTGATGCCCGTCTGA
- a CDS encoding S-adenosylmethionine:tRNA ribosyltransferase-isomerase, which produces MFSLPTLDGYVNEEIRHLETARRRHDPALIHRANQFPTTISPSPALLERGPGGEAAPPISFTLPHELEASGPPERRGLRRDQVRLMLLNRRSGATLHTRFDRIGELLQPGDLLVFNDSRTLPALLPGTFGDGTPIEVRLARQLDANTWDALLLPHGGEHAGKRIAFRAGLHADVSERRPDVPWLWRLRFDAAGAELLDRVYRAGEPVRYTYVPQILPIEDYQTVYAAEPGSVEMPSAGRPFTWELLLALRRRGVQTAFITLHTGLSSVRDDALDALRLGHEEHYRIGPAAAAGVNEARAHGRRVIAVGTTVVRTLETVADAGGRVHAAAGTTGLYISAAHKLRAVDGLLTGLHEPRASHLDLLSAFVSPALLGPAYRQALAAGYLWHEFGDVNLIV; this is translated from the coding sequence ATGTTTAGCCTGCCCACACTCGACGGCTACGTGAACGAAGAGATTCGTCACCTCGAAACTGCCCGCCGGCGCCACGACCCCGCCCTCATCCACCGCGCCAATCAATTTCCCACCACAATCTCCCCCTCTCCAGCCTTGCTGGAGAGGGGGCCGGGGGGTGAGGCCGCCCCGCCCATCAGCTTCACCCTCCCGCACGAGCTGGAGGCTTCCGGTCCGCCCGAGCGGCGCGGCTTGCGCCGTGACCAGGTGCGGCTGATGCTGCTCAACCGCCGCAGCGGCGCCACCCTGCACACGCGCTTCGACCGCATCGGCGAGCTGCTGCAGCCCGGCGATCTGCTCGTCTTCAACGACAGCCGCACCCTGCCGGCCCTGCTGCCCGGGACCTTCGGGGACGGTACGCCGATCGAGGTGCGCCTGGCGCGGCAGCTCGATGCCAACACCTGGGACGCGCTCTTGCTGCCGCACGGCGGCGAGCACGCCGGAAAGCGCATCGCCTTCCGTGCGGGGCTGCACGCCGACGTGAGCGAGCGCAGGCCCGATGTGCCCTGGCTCTGGCGGCTGCGTTTCGACGCGGCCGGCGCCGAGCTTTTAGACCGCGTCTACCGTGCCGGCGAGCCGGTGCGCTACACCTACGTGCCGCAGATCTTGCCGATCGAGGACTACCAGACGGTCTACGCCGCCGAGCCGGGCTCGGTCGAGATGCCCTCCGCCGGGCGGCCCTTCACCTGGGAGCTGCTGCTGGCGCTGCGCCGGCGCGGCGTGCAGACCGCGTTCATCACCCTGCACACCGGCCTCAGCAGCGTGCGCGACGATGCGCTGGATGCGCTGCGCCTGGGCCACGAGGAGCACTACCGCATCGGGCCGGCGGCGGCCGCGGGGGTGAACGAGGCGCGGGCGCACGGCCGCCGCGTGATCGCCGTGGGCACGACGGTGGTGCGCACGCTGGAGACGGTGGCCGACGCCGGCGGTCGCGTGCACGCGGCCGCCGGCACGACGGGCCTTTACATCTCCGCCGCGCACAAGCTGCGGGCGGTGGACGGCCTGCTGACGGGCCTGCACGAGCCGCGGGCCAGCCACCTGGACCTGCTCAGCGCCTTCGTCTCGCCGGCGCTGCTCGGCCCCGCCTACCGGCAGGCGCTGGCCGCGGGCTATCTCTGGCACGAGTTCGGCGACGTGAACCTGATCGTGTAA
- a CDS encoding KTSC domain-containing protein, whose product MRRQPVTSESLKSVGFQPAGGVLEVEFNNGHVYRYLRVPRRVYQGLLRAPSLGVYFNECIKSDYTYTPVPAPAYAGQEG is encoded by the coding sequence ATGCGACGGCAACCAGTTACCTCAGAGAGTCTGAAATCGGTCGGTTTCCAGCCCGCCGGCGGCGTGCTCGAGGTCGAGTTCAACAACGGCCACGTTTACCGCTATCTGCGCGTGCCGCGGCGCGTCTATCAGGGATTGCTGCGGGCGCCGTCGCTCGGCGTCTACTTTAACGAGTGCATCAAGAGCGACTACACCTACACTCCCGTGCCCGCGCCGGCCTACGCCGGGCAGGAGGGCTGA
- a CDS encoding dienelactone hydrolase family protein has protein sequence MAGTAGQMVSFARNGEQTDGYLARPDGGGRHPGVIVVQEWWGLVPHIKDLADRLAGEGFVALAPDLYHGTAANEPDEAGKLMMALRLEEAAKDLDGAVRYLLAHEATGGQKAGIVGFCMGGGLALYEACHNAGAFGACVDFYGVFEGSDSQIERLQAPLLGIFAEHDQWTPPAQVQALKARLQALGKQAELHVYPGCDHAFFNDTSASAYKPEAAQDAWRRTLAFFREHLSA, from the coding sequence ATGGCAGGGACAGCAGGGCAGATGGTCAGCTTTGCGCGGAACGGGGAGCAGACGGACGGCTACCTGGCGCGTCCTGATGGCGGCGGGCGGCATCCGGGCGTGATCGTCGTGCAAGAGTGGTGGGGGCTGGTGCCGCACATCAAGGACCTGGCCGACCGCCTGGCGGGCGAGGGCTTCGTGGCGCTGGCGCCGGACCTCTATCACGGCACGGCGGCGAACGAGCCGGACGAGGCCGGCAAGCTGATGATGGCGCTGCGCCTGGAGGAAGCGGCGAAGGATCTGGACGGCGCGGTGCGCTATCTGCTGGCGCACGAGGCGACCGGCGGGCAGAAGGCGGGCATCGTCGGCTTCTGCATGGGCGGCGGGCTGGCGCTGTACGAGGCCTGCCACAATGCCGGCGCGTTCGGCGCCTGCGTCGATTTCTACGGCGTGTTCGAGGGCAGCGACTCCCAGATCGAGCGGCTGCAGGCGCCGTTGCTCGGCATCTTCGCCGAGCACGACCAGTGGACGCCGCCCGCGCAGGTGCAGGCGCTCAAGGCGCGGCTGCAGGCGCTGGGCAAGCAGGCGGAGTTGCACGTGTACCCCGGCTGCGACCACGCCTTCTTCAACGACACCAGCGCGTCGGCCTACAAGCCTGAAGCGGCGCAGGACGCCTGGCGGCGCACGCTCGCCTTCTTCCGCGAGCACCTGTCCGCGTAG
- the dnaA gene encoding chromosomal replication initiator protein DnaA has product MQQRRYDDAGEEPRPAPARPRLLSDADFGDAGMQSGTTNAVRDGAGGEAPAVPQLWQAALGQLQMQVTQPIYEMFLRETQGLRLAAGMLTVAAPSDFATEYLALKLRPTIRQALAQIAGEPLDVTFEVLGAPGPAQPAPLAAGTAAQPASEPASSLFGAGDGGRLRDTYTDAPYAPPRLNERYTFETFVEGDNNRLALAACVGACERPGQTYNPVFLYGGVGLGKTHLLHAMGHALLARGLRVIYVTSEQFTNDMVAAIRSGRNEEFRSRYRSADLLLIDDIQFIAGKEGTMEEFFHTFNDMHAHGRQIVLTSDQPPKKVTGLQDRLISRFEWGLIADIQPPSPETRLAILQEKAHVSGRGVPEDVLVFIADRNRENVRELEGSLNRVIAYADLTGGAITLDLALKALGEAPAATRRRAPQPEEILDAVAEYYGVKQTQLAGQGRDKRIAHARQIAMYLLREDAGRPLTEIGRILGKRDHTTVMYGSKKIEDARLLDPELRQQLADLRAALGNRG; this is encoded by the coding sequence ATGCAGCAGCGCCGCTACGACGACGCAGGCGAGGAGCCGCGGCCGGCGCCCGCGCGCCCGCGCCTGCTCAGCGATGCCGACTTCGGCGACGCCGGCATGCAGAGCGGTACGACGAACGCCGTGCGCGACGGTGCCGGCGGCGAGGCGCCGGCCGTGCCGCAGCTCTGGCAGGCCGCCCTCGGCCAGTTGCAGATGCAGGTGACGCAGCCGATCTACGAGATGTTCCTGCGCGAGACGCAGGGCCTGCGCCTCGCCGCCGGCATGCTGACCGTAGCCGCGCCTTCGGACTTCGCCACCGAGTACCTGGCGCTGAAGCTACGCCCCACCATCCGCCAGGCGCTGGCCCAGATTGCGGGCGAGCCGCTCGACGTGACCTTCGAAGTGCTGGGCGCGCCCGGTCCAGCTCAGCCGGCGCCGCTTGCTGCTGGCACGGCCGCGCAGCCGGCCTCCGAGCCGGCGAGCAGCCTCTTCGGCGCCGGCGACGGCGGCCGCCTGCGCGACACCTACACCGATGCGCCCTACGCGCCGCCGCGGCTGAACGAGCGCTACACCTTCGAGACCTTCGTGGAGGGCGACAACAACCGCCTGGCGCTCGCCGCCTGCGTCGGCGCCTGCGAGCGTCCCGGCCAGACCTACAACCCCGTCTTTCTCTACGGCGGCGTGGGCCTGGGCAAGACACACCTGCTGCACGCTATGGGCCACGCGCTGCTCGCCCGCGGCCTGCGCGTGATCTACGTCACCTCCGAGCAGTTCACCAACGACATGGTGGCCGCGATCCGCTCCGGCCGCAACGAGGAGTTTCGCAGCCGCTACCGCAGCGCCGACCTCTTGCTGATCGACGACATCCAGTTTATCGCCGGCAAAGAGGGAACGATGGAAGAGTTCTTCCATACATTCAACGACATGCACGCGCACGGCCGCCAGATCGTGCTCACTTCGGACCAGCCGCCGAAGAAGGTGACCGGCCTGCAAGACCGGCTGATCTCGCGCTTCGAGTGGGGGCTGATCGCCGACATCCAGCCGCCCAGCCCGGAGACGCGGCTGGCGATCCTGCAGGAGAAGGCGCACGTCTCCGGCCGCGGCGTGCCGGAAGACGTGCTGGTCTTCATCGCGGACCGCAACCGCGAGAACGTGCGCGAGCTGGAAGGCTCGCTCAACCGCGTGATCGCGTACGCCGACCTGACCGGCGGCGCGATCACGCTTGACCTGGCCCTGAAGGCGCTGGGCGAGGCGCCCGCCGCCACGCGCCGCCGCGCCCCGCAGCCCGAGGAGATCCTCGACGCCGTGGCCGAGTACTACGGTGTGAAGCAGACGCAGCTCGCCGGCCAGGGGCGCGACAAACGCATTGCCCACGCCCGCCAGATCGCGATGTACCTGCTGCGCGAGGACGCCGGCCGGCCGCTGACCGAGATCGGCCGCATCCTCGGCAAGCGCGACCACACGACGGTGATGTACGGCAGCAAGAAGATCGAAGACGCCCGCCTGCTCGACCCCGAGCTGCGCCAGCAGCTCGCCGACCTCCGCGCCGCGCTAGGGAACAGGGGTTAG
- a CDS encoding J domain-containing protein: MENLYAILGVETSASAEEIRAAYRSLAQRFHPDHNPHDLAAAQRMQEINEAFAVLNAPERRRAYDATLAAAAPANGATPAHGAGRGQRPYFRGNNWGLHEGAEAPPEHIVRAAPGAFNLAVISVERPPARIVTLHSDAPFAVTLRATCSPWLEVSRPELEMPRRGSVDLTIAVTSEAARELRGWRDGGVSFISDDPRVYAPDVRVTTIFMAQGPVTAAQARPQDELARERREDDLRAASTEEPRGWLRRLFGG, encoded by the coding sequence GTGGAGAACCTGTACGCGATTCTGGGGGTCGAGACCTCGGCGTCGGCCGAGGAGATCCGGGCGGCCTACCGCTCACTGGCGCAGCGCTTTCACCCGGACCATAACCCGCATGACCTGGCGGCGGCGCAGCGCATGCAGGAGATCAACGAGGCGTTCGCGGTGCTGAACGCGCCGGAGCGGCGCCGCGCCTACGACGCGACGCTGGCGGCAGCGGCGCCCGCCAACGGCGCCACGCCCGCGCACGGCGCCGGCCGCGGGCAGCGGCCCTACTTCCGCGGCAACAACTGGGGGCTGCACGAGGGCGCCGAGGCGCCGCCCGAGCACATCGTGCGCGCCGCGCCCGGCGCCTTCAACCTCGCCGTCATCAGCGTGGAGCGGCCGCCGGCGCGCATTGTCACCCTGCACAGCGACGCGCCCTTTGCCGTGACGCTGCGCGCGACCTGCTCGCCCTGGCTGGAGGTGTCGCGGCCGGAGCTGGAGATGCCGCGGCGGGGCAGCGTCGATCTGACGATCGCGGTGACATCGGAAGCGGCGCGCGAGCTGCGCGGCTGGCGCGATGGCGGCGTCTCCTTCATCAGCGACGACCCGCGCGTCTACGCCCCCGACGTGCGCGTGACGACGATCTTCATGGCGCAGGGCCCCGTGACGGCGGCGCAGGCCCGGCCGCAGGACGAGCTGGCCCGCGAGCGGCGCGAGGACGACCTGCGCGCGGCGAGCACGGAGGAGCCGCGCGGCTGGCTGCGGCGGCTGTTCGGCGGCTGA
- a CDS encoding SDR family oxidoreductase — protein sequence MTEKTNRDGDLHGRVALITGASRGLGAALALELAKAGMKLVLASREGSRAELERVAEQARALGAETLAVSADVADRADVERLAAEALGRFGRVDLLVNNASTLGPLPLPLLLDTPVEGFRAALETNLFGPFLLTRALAGQMLARDAGLIINVTSDAAAVGYPHWGAYGVSKAALDQLTRVWAAELEGTGVGIAAIDPGSMNTVMHRDAEPDENPEEWADPAAIAPALALLARADPRRVNGRRFEAQDRAALAELRELAASGVQTETSHV from the coding sequence ATGACCGAGAAGACGAACCGCGACGGCGACCTGCACGGCCGCGTGGCGCTGATTACCGGCGCCTCGCGCGGGCTGGGTGCCGCGCTGGCGCTGGAACTGGCGAAAGCGGGCATGAAGCTGGTGCTCGCCAGCCGCGAGGGCAGCCGCGCCGAGCTGGAGCGTGTGGCCGAACAGGCACGGGCGCTGGGCGCCGAAACGCTGGCCGTATCGGCCGACGTGGCCGACCGCGCCGATGTCGAACGGCTGGCGGCGGAGGCGCTGGGCCGCTTCGGCCGCGTCGATCTGCTGGTGAACAACGCCTCGACGCTGGGACCGCTGCCGCTGCCGCTGCTGCTGGACACGCCGGTGGAGGGCTTCCGCGCGGCGCTGGAGACCAATCTCTTCGGACCGTTCCTGCTGACGCGGGCGCTGGCCGGCCAGATGCTGGCGCGCGACGCCGGGCTGATCATTAACGTCACGTCCGACGCCGCCGCCGTAGGCTATCCGCACTGGGGCGCCTACGGCGTCTCCAAGGCGGCGCTCGACCAGCTCACCCGCGTCTGGGCGGCCGAACTGGAAGGCACCGGTGTCGGCATCGCCGCCATCGACCCCGGCTCGATGAACACCGTCATGCACCGCGACGCCGAGCCGGACGAAAATCCCGAGGAGTGGGCCGATCCAGCCGCGATCGCGCCGGCGCTGGCGCTGCTGGCGCGGGCCGATCCGCGCCGCGTCAACGGCCGTCGCTTCGAGGCGCAGGATCGCGCCGCGCTCGCCGAGTTGCGTGAGCTGGCGGCATCAGGAGTACAAACGGAGACCAGCCATGTTTAG